The following coding sequences are from one Odocoileus virginianus isolate 20LAN1187 ecotype Illinois chromosome 7, Ovbor_1.2, whole genome shotgun sequence window:
- the MMS19 gene encoding MMS19 nucleotide excision repair protein homolog isoform X3, whose translation MAAAAALEAVAPLGALWGLVQDFVMGQQEGPADQVAADVKSGSYTVLQVVEALGSSLENPEPRTRARGIQLLSQVLLQCHCLLLEKEVVHLILFYENRLKDHHLVIPSVLQGLRALSLCVALPPGLAVSVLKAIFQEVHVQSLPQVDRHTVYSIITNFMRTREEELKGLGADFTFGFIQVMDGEKDPRNLLVAFRIVYDLISRDYSLGPFVEELFEVTSCYFPIDFTPPPNDPHGIQREDLILSLRAVLASTPCFAEFLLPLLIEKVDSEILSAKLDSLQTLNACCAVYGQKELKDFLPSLWASIRREVFQTASERVEAEGLAALNSLTACLSRSVLRADAEDLLDSFLSNILQDCRHHLCEPDMKLVWPSAKLLQAAAGASARACDHITSNVLPLLLEQFHKHSQSNQRRTILEMILGFLKLQQKWSYEDKDERPLSGFKDQLCSLIFMALTDPNTQLQLVGIRTLTVLGAQPDLLSSGDLELAVGHLYRLSFLEEDSQSCRAAALEASGTLAAFYPVAFSTHLVPKLAEDLCTEESDLARGDGPTRCSRHPRCLQALSAVSTHPSIVKETLPLLLQHLCQMNRGSMSPGTSEVIAVCQSLQQVAEKCQRDPESCWYFHQTAVPCLLALAVQASMPEKEHSVLKKVLLEDEVLATVVSVIATATTHLSPDLATQSVAHIVPLFLDGNISFLPENSFSGRFQPFQDGSSGQRRLVALLMAFVCSLPRNVEIPQLNRLMRELLELSCCQSCPFSSTAAAKCFAGLLNKHPAGQQLDEFLQLAVDKVEAGLSSGPCRSQAFTLLLWVTKALVLRYHPLSSCLTDRLMGLLSDPELGPAAADGFSLLMSDCTDVLTRAGHAEVRIMFRQRFFTDNVPALVRGFHAAPQDVKPNYLKGLSHVLNRLPKPVLLPELPTLLPYKPQVIRALAKPLDDKKRLVRKEAVSARGEWFLLGSPGS comes from the exons atGTGAAATCTGGAAGCTATACAGTGTTACAAGTGGTGGAAGCCCTTGG GTCTTCTCTAGAGAATCCAGAACCCCGAACTCGGGCACGAGGAATCCAGCTTTTGTCACAGGTGCTCCTCCAGTGCCACTGCttgctcctggagaaggaag TGGTCCACCTGATCCTGTTCTATGAGAACCGGCTGAAGGACCATCATCTTGTGATCCCATCTGTCCTGCAGGGTTTGAGGGCACTT AGCCTATGTGTGGCCCTGCCCCCTGGGCTGGCAGTCTCTGTGCTTAAAGCCATCTTCCAGGAGGTCCATGTACAG TCCCTGCCACAGGTGGACCGACACACAGTCTATAGTATCATCACCAACTTCATGCGAACCCGAGAAGAAG AGCTGAAGGGCCTAGGAGCTGATTTCACCTTTGGCTTCATCCaggtgatggatggggaaaagGATCCCCGTAATCTTCTAGTGGCCTTCCGCATCGTCTATGACCTCATCTCCAGAGACTATAGCCTGG GACCTTTTGTGGAGGAGTTGTTTGAAGTGACATCTTGTTACTTCCCTATTGATTTTACTCCT CCACCTAATGATCCCCACGGCATCCAGAGAGAAGATCTTATCCTGAGTCTTCGCGCTGTGCTGGCTTCTACACCATGCTTTGCTGAG TTCCTGCTGCCCCTGCTGATTGAGAAAGTGGACTCTGAGATTCTGAGTGCCAAGCTGGATTCTCTGCAGACTCTA AATGCTTGCTGTGCTGTGTATGGACAGAAAGAACTAAAGGACttcctccccagcctctgggcttCTATCCGCAGAGAG GTGTTCCAGACGGCAAGTGAGCGGGTAGAGGCCGAGGGCCTGGCGGCCCTCAACTCCCTGACTGCGTGTTTGTCTCGCTCTGTGCTGAGGGCCGATGCTGAGGACCTCCTTGACTCCTTCCTTAGCAACATTCTACAGG ACTGCAGGCACCATCTGTGTGAACCGGACATGAAACTGGTGTGGCCTAGTGCCAAACTGCTGCAGGCGGCTGCAGGCGCGTCTGCCCGGGCCTGCGACCACATCACCAGCAACGTGCTGCCTCTACTGCTGGAACAGTTCCACAAGCACAGTCAG AGCAACCAGCGGAGGACAATCCTTGAAATGATCCTGGGTTTCTTGAAGCTGCAGCAGAAATGGAGCTATGAAGACAAGG ATGAAAGGCCTCTGAGTGGCTTCAAGGACCAGCTGTGCTCACTGATATTCATGGCCCTGACAGACCCCAACACCCAGCTTCAGCTTGTTGGCATTCGTACACTCACAGTGTTGGGTGCTCAACCAG ATCTCCTGTCTTCTGGGGACTTGGAGCTAGCAGTGGGTCACCTGTACAGActgagcttcctggaggaggattCCCAGAGTTG CAGGGCGGCAGCACTGGAAGCATCAGGAACCCTGGCTGCTTTCTACCCCGTGGCCTTCAGCACCCACCTAGTGCCCAAGCTTGCTGAGGATCTGTGTACCG AGGAGTCAGATTTGGCTAGAGGGGATGGGCCCACCAGGTGCTCCCGGCATCCACGCTGTCTGCAAGCCTTATCAGCTGTATCCACACATCCCAGCATCGTCAAGGAGACGCTGCCTCTTCTGCTACAGCATCTGTGCCAGATGAACAGAg GGAGTATGAGTCCAGGAACCAGTGAAGTTATTGCTGTCTGTCAGAGCCTCCAGCAGGTGGCAGAAAAATGCCAGCGAGACCCCGAGAGCTGCTGGTATTTCCATCAGACAGCTGTACCCTGTCTGCTTGCTTTGGCTGTGCAGGCTTCCATGCCAG AAAAGGAGCATTCAGTTCTGAAAAAAGTCCTGTTGGAGGATGAGGTCTTGGCCACCGTGGTGTCTGTCATTGCCACTGCCACCACTCACTTGAGCCCTGA CTTAGCCACCCAGAGTGTCGCCCACATCGTGCCCCTCTTCTTGGACGGCAACATCTCCTTCCTGCCTGAAAACAGCTTCTCTGGCAGATTCCAGCCATTCCAG GATGGCTCCTCAGGGCAGAGGCGACTGGTTGCACTGCTTATGGCCTTTGTCTGCTCCCTGCCTCGAAAC GTGGAAATCCCACAGCTGAACCGACTCATGCGGGAGCTTTTAGAGCTGAGCTGCTGCCAgagctgccccttctcctctacTGCTGCCGCCAAGTGCTTCGCAGGACTCCTGAACAAGCACCCTGCAG GGCAACAGCTGGATGAATTCCTGCAGCTGGCTGTGGACAAAGTGGAGGCTGGGCTGAGCTCTGGGCCCTGTCGTAGTCAGGCCTTCACACTGCTTCTCTGG GTCACAAAGGCCTTAGTGCTTAGATACCATCCTCTCAGTTCCTGCCTTACAGACCGG CTCATGGGCCTCCTGAGTGATCCAGAACTAGGCCCGGCAGCAGCTGATGGCTTCTCTCTGCTCATGTCCGACTGCACTGATGTGCTAACTCGTGCTGGCCATGCTGAAGTGCGCATCATGTTTCGCCAGCGGTTCTTCACGGATAACGTGCCTGCTTTGGTCCGGGGCTTCCATGCTGCTCCCCAAG aTGTGAAGCCAAACTACCTTAAGGGTCTGTCTCATGTACTTAACAGGCTGCCAAAGCCTGTGCTCTTGCCAGAGCTGCCCACG